Proteins encoded together in one Bactrocera neohumeralis isolate Rockhampton chromosome 4, APGP_CSIRO_Bneo_wtdbg2-racon-allhic-juicebox.fasta_v2, whole genome shotgun sequence window:
- the LOC126755001 gene encoding PIN2/TERF1-interacting telomerase inhibitor 1 yields MAMLAEPRQRKHYNLTPRGKALYEDDTRFGTKMLEKMGWSKGKGLGANEDGSQDFVRVRMRNTNEGLGFEDRDDHWTQHEQDFNGLLKTLNGDDEKSGKAIEDKESTSDEDTPRVGFGFAPEPKKPKVEKLKDKISGISLEQKSKLSKARVHYKKFTKGKDIAQYSEKDLANIFGKKAVETEQADAVYAQLTAVMPKVKANFGGVQTISTGLSVSDYFKQKMEALKNKEKQNNNNDYNTENKKKYKKRKREIESVEAGGQTTELISLKEVEDNTVLEVQEKKEKHKKNKRSTEEIPTETIENLAIFKNDEKKNTDSAIKIVDLTDEADKEDVQVPKNKKKKKCKENEIEQHTNQNDVIDENKEVIFLATEMPKKKKKSKKSKSEQSRREDDDVIIVGYEAPTSSEIPEHTSKSENATELGTDGHIKVKKNKKSKKHENSEENIEEASTTEISPDSKRSKKQKKTVEVLQASETAEQTTKKSKKSKKDVSEDNQTLTLDELIAKCNSYNIYNISSFVAEKFRNVDLEQFKGSTITHIPGYTHTADLQLNVVNEPHDEERITRLWNCSEDKYVQINPKAIFGKYRQNVLNAYKTIQHTKNREKKPLPLFNIKSLKRKSVFQPI; encoded by the exons atggcTATGTTAGCTGAACCTCGACAGCGAAAGCATTATAATTTAACACCGCGAGGCAAGGCGTTATACGAag aTGATACGCGTTTCGGTACAAAAATGTTAGAGAAAATGGGCTGGTCCAAGGGAAAGGGTCTTGGTGCTAATGAGGATGGTAGCCAGGATTTTGTACGTGTGCGTATGCGAAATACCAACGAAGGTTTGGGATTTGAAGATCGTGATGACCATTGGACGCAACATGAACAAGATTTTAATGGACTACTGAAGACATTAAATGGCGATGATGAGAAAAGTGGGAAAGCTATTGAAGATAAGGAAAGTACTTCTGACGAGGACACTCCAAGAGTGGGATTTGGATTTGCACCTGAACCGAAAAAACCGAAAGTAGAAAAGTTGAAGGATAAAATAAGTGGCATATCGCTGGAACAAAAGTCAAAGCTAAGTAAAGCACGCGTGCATTACAAGAAGTTCACGAAAGGAAAAGATATAGCACAATATAGTGAAAAAGatcttgcaaatatatttggcAAAAAAGCTGTGGAAACTGAACAAGCTGATGCTGTTTATGCGCAGCTAACAGCTGTAATGCCTAAAGTGAAGGCAAATTTTGGTGGCGTACAAACAATTAGCACAGGACTGTCAGTGAGtgattattttaaacaaaaaatggaagcattgaaaaataaggaaaagcagaacaataataatgattacaacacagaaaataaaaagaaatataaaaagaggAAGCGTGAAATAGAATCAGTTGAGGCTGGAGGTCAAACCACAGAACTAATTTCACTTAAAGAAGTTGAAGACAATACAGTGTTAGAAGTTCaggagaaaaaagaaaaacataagaAGAATAAGAGAAGTACTGAAGAGATCCCTACGGAGACAATTGAGAACCTGgcgattttcaaaaatgatgaaaaGAAGAATACTGACAGCGCTATTAAAATTGTAGATTTGACGGACGAAGCAGACAAAGAGGATGTGCAAGttcccaaaaacaaaaagaagaagaagtgcaaAGAAAATGAAATAGAGCAGCACACAAACCAAAACGATGTTATAGATGAAAATaaggaagtaatttttttggcaacGGAGATGcctaaaaagaaaaagaaatcaaagaaaagtaaaagtgaGCAATCAAGAAGAGAAGACGACGATGTGATAATTGTAGGCTATGAAGCTCCAACATCATCTGAGATACCTGAGCACACTTCGAAGTCGGAAAACGCGACTGAACTAGGAACAGACGGTCATAtcaaagtaaagaaaaataaaaagtcaaaaaagcATGAAAACTCGGAGGAAAATATTGAGGAGGCCAGTACAACTGAAATTTCGCCAGACAGTAAAAGGTCAAAGAAGCAGAAAAAAACGGTTGAAGTGTTGCAAGCAAGTGAAACCGCTGAGCAAACAACCAAAAAATCGAAGAAATCCAAAAAAGATGTAAGTGAAGATAACCAAACGTTGACACTTGATGAATTGATTGCCAAATGTAATTCTTACAATATCTACAATATTTCCTCATTTGTAGCAGAAAAATTCCGCAATGTTGATTTAGAGCAGTTCAAAGGATCAACAATAACACATATACCAGGCTATACGCATACGGCAGATCTACAATTGAACGTGGTGAATGAACCCCATGATGAAGAGCGTATCACGAGATTATGGAATTGTAGCGAAGACAAATACGTTCAAATCAACCCCAAAGCTATCTTCGGCAAATACAGACAAAATGTTTTAAACGCCTATAAAACCATACAGCATACAAAGAATAGAGAAAAGAAACCGTTGCCTCTATTTAATATTAAGTCGCTTAAGAGAAAAAGTGTTTTCCAGCCAATATGA